The following proteins come from a genomic window of Lolium rigidum isolate FL_2022 chromosome 5, APGP_CSIRO_Lrig_0.1, whole genome shotgun sequence:
- the LOC124654584 gene encoding trafficking protein particle complex subunit 2-like protein — protein MIVCVAVVGHQNNPLYLQSFTEADDALKLHHVVHCSLDVIDERVNNPKRSAPTLNETFLGLLYPTENYKVYGYLTNTKVKFLMVTTDLDVKDADARNFFRKFHAAYVDAVSNPFHVPGKKIASRSFGARVSTIVKSFGSGTTG, from the exons ATGATCGTctgcgtcgccgtcgtcggccaCCAG AACAACCCGCTGTACCTGCAGAGCTTCACGGAGGCGGACGACGCCCTCAAGCTCCACCACGTCGTCCACTGCTCCCTCGACGTCATCGACGAGCGAG TAAACAATCCTAAAAGGAGCGCGCCTACACTGAATGAGACATTCTTGGGTCTTCTATATCCGACTGAGAACTACAAAGT GTACGGCTATTTGACAAACACAAAGGTCAAATTTTTAATGGTCACAACTGATCTTGATGTGAAAGATGCAGATGCCCGAAAT TTTTTCAGGAAGTTCCATGCCGCATACGTAGACGCGGTCTCGAACCCCTTTCATGTCCCCGGGAAGAAGATCGCCTCGAGAAGCTTTGGCGCAAGAGTAAGCACCATCGTGAAATCCTTTGGTTCAGGGACAACCGGTTGA
- the LOC124658459 gene encoding uncharacterized protein C106.07c-like, whose protein sequence is MAFTARMKDLGRKYGKVALGVHLSVSAATATGLYVAINNNVDVDAVFRKIGISTGVSTGDEAPPSAGGQEPAPAPTRNRTGELVASSGGTLALALLCNKALIPVRIPITIALTPPIARLLARWKLVKSLKT, encoded by the coding sequence ATGGCGTTCACCGCCCGCATGAAGGACCTCGGGAGGAAGTACGGCAAGGTGGCCCTCGGCGTCCACCTCTCcgtctccgccgccaccgccacgggCCTCTACGTCGCCATCAACAACAACGTCGACGTCGACGCCGTCTTCCGCAAGAtcggcatctccaccggcgtctcCACCGGGGACGAGGCCCCGCCCTCCGCCGGCGGCCAggagccggcgccggcgcccacGCGCAACCGGACCGGGGAGCTCGTGGCCTCCAGCGGCGGCACGCTCGCGCTCGCCCTCCTCTGCAACAAGGCCCTCATCCCCGTCAGGATCCCCATCACCATCGCGCTCACGCCGCCCATCGCCAGGCTCCTCGCCCGCTGGAAGCTCGTCAAGAGCCTCAAGACCTGA